Below is a window of Halomicrobium mukohataei DSM 12286 DNA.
GATCGTGACGACGGAGTCGATGATCGTCGTCGCGTCGTCGTTCAGCCCCTCTGCACCGCCACCACTACTCGCACCGAGTGCCTCACCGATGTTGATGGTCAGCGTGTCGCCGGTGGTGTCGTTCGTGACGTAGGTGCCGTCTCCTGCGAGACCGATCAGACCGGACGCGTCACCGGTGGTGGTGACGTCGACCGTTCGGTCCGCTTCGACCGTCGTCAGGGCACCGCTGCCCAGGACTGCGCCGCTTCCAACTGCCGCTGTGCCAATGCCGATGAGTAGGTTCCGTCGATTCATAGTTCACGACCACCCACCAAGGTGGTTATCGTAACATGTTCACCCACTCATAAATAGCTTGCGCGTCTTTCGCTTCCTGAAGTCGAGATATCCAGCGTTTCATACCGTCTATTGCGTGTTTGTCGTTGTCACACCCGCAATAAGGCGACGTGATTGTACTATTAAAACAGTGATGCTTGGGCGAAAGCAACCGTCGGGCCGGTCGTCATCTTGATACTGCCGGCTGTACGTCTGTACAGAATTTCGCGACCCCGTGGTCGCGAATCTCGTGACACAGTTACAGCCGGCTGTATGACCGTCACGTCTTTGGTAGTGGCCCAGACAGTAGCGTGCAATGGGAACGGGCGACAGTTCGGCGTCGGTACTGCGAGTGCGTCACCTGATCGCACAGCACCTCGCGATCGCGGTGGTCGTCTGCCTGGTGCTGGCCGGGGCCGGTGGGTTCGTCGCCTACGCCGAGTACAGCGCGCCCGACACGACGACCGAGCAACGCGTCACCGCCTCGTGGACGACCGACAGCTCGTTCGCCCACCAGGCCACCGTCGAGCGCTCGACACGGGCCTTCGAGGCGGGCACGGTCCTCCGGAACCGATCGGCGTACCTGTTTCGCGTGACGCCGACGCTGACCGGAGAGTACCGGTTCCGACACGAGGGCGCTCCCGGGGCGGCGACCGTCGCGACGGACGTACAGCTGGTCAAGCGCTCGGTCGGCGGGACCGGCGACGACCGCACCGAGTTCTGGCGCGTCACCGACTCGCTGGCCTCGGCGGAGACGACGATCGCACCCGGCGAGAGCGCACGCACGAGCTTTCGGGTGAACGTCTCCCGGCAGCGCAACGAGACCAGGCAGATCGAGCGCGAACTCGGTGGGACGCCGGGGCGCATCGAGCTGTTCGTCCTCGTCACCACGAACGTGACGACGACCGTGGACGGAGAGCGACTCGAACGGAGCCGGACCGAGCGACTGACGATCCGACCGGCCACCGCCACGTACGCAGTCACATCGAACACGACGGGTGCGCGAGACGAGCCGATCAGCACGGAGACCGTCTCCGTCCCCGTCGAGAAGAACAGCGCCCGGATCTACGGCGGCGTGGCGTTCGCAGTGCTTTCGCTGCTCGCCGCGGCGGGACTGGTCGTCGCCGACCGCCGCGATCGGCTGTCGGTCCCACCCGAGACGGTCGCAGCGATACGGACCGAACGGACGCGCGACCGCTTCGACGAGTGGATCTCGGTCGGGCGCGTCCCCGAACCGGCCGACGACGACCGCGTCGTCACCGTCGACTCGCTGACGGACTTAGTCGACGTGGCGATCGACAGCGATCGCCGCGTGATCGAGGACGGCGACGACGGCCGGTTCGTGGTACTCGTCGACCGGGTGCGGTACTGCTACGAGCCCCGAGCCCCGACTGCCGGCTCGACGGAGTCGGTGAGTGACGGCTCCAACGGGGCGACCGACTCCGTCGGCGAAGATGGCCCGGACCCGGCGAGAGACGACGACAGCTGAGCCGACGCGCTGTCTCCGGCGCTCACACCTGTGCTATCTTCCAGAACTGGTTTTTGACGCTCGGATTCGATCCCTTCCAGGGCCACTGGATCGCCGCCAGGCCTGTTTCGGTCTCACCGCCCTCGATGTCGATGACGTACCCGCTCCCCTCGTTTTCGATCCGATACTGGTCTGGTGCGTTCGGTATCGGCACGACGTTCCAGCGCTGGTAGTCCGTTCCGTCCGGAGATTCGAGTACCAGTGGTGACCCGCTGCTGTCGCGGTTCTCCGGCGTGATGACGCCGTCACGCCAATAGTGCTCTATCGTGTACGCACAGCCGTCTCCGGTCGGTGTAAAGTACCACGAAGTGGGGAAACCCAATTGCTCGACTCTGTTATCATTCCACCAGTCGTATCCCAAATATCGACGATCAGAATGCATCGGTGAGAGTTGATACGATCCTTTACTGAGCGGTAGCGTCGTCACCCGTCGCGTCAGATCGATCTCCGCTCCCTGCCCCGTCGCGCTAATTCGCACCTCGTCGGCGGTGCCATCGTCCGGGGCGAACTCCACGTCGACGGTGTTGTCGGGTCCCGGCGGCAGCGGGAACTGGACCCGCTTGCGCCGTCGTTCCGTTCGCGGATGCAGCACGTCGATAGCGTCGGTCTCGATCTCGACGACGAACTGGTTCTGGCCGTTGTTCGTGAGCGAGAGCCCGCCGCCACAGCCCGATGTGCCCTCGATACCGAGCAACGCGTCGGAGTCGGAAACGACATCGACGGAGGTCTGTCGATTCGCCGTCGACTTCGCCAGCCCGAGCGTCTGTCCCGCGAGGAGAGCGCCACCGCTCCCCATGAGGGCCAGCGCACCGCGACGCGTGAGCGTTCGCCTGTCCACCACCGGTCACCACCGACCTATACGGTTGGTAACACGAAGTTGCCGAGGCGGACACATTAACCTTGTTCTCCGCTCACCGGCCGATATCGCCCCGTGCTGTTGGCTGTCACTTCGTGAAGGGATCACCACCCGGAGGTGGCGAAATCGGTCACTCGATGTTGACGACAAGCACCGGCACGTCGACGCCCTTCAAGACGCGTTCGGTGACGCTGCCGAGCGTGGCGACCCGATCACGACCCGTCTGGCCGTGGGTCCCCATCGTGACCACGTCGACGTCGTTGTTCGTCGCGTACTTCTGAATCGTCTTGTGCGGAATCCCCTCCTCCATCGCGGTCTCGACCGTCACCCCGGCGTCCTCGGCGGTGACTGTCACGTCGTCGATCGCGACCTCGCCCTGTTCGCGCAGCGCCTCGATCACGTCGTCCTGGGTCTCCTTGTCGGCCGCGAGGAAGCGCCGACGGTCGACCACGTACAGGACGTGCAGCGTCGCGTCGTGGTTCCGGGCCAGCGTGAGCGCGTGGCCAACGGTCTCTTCGGTGCCCTTGCTTCCGTCGGTCGGCAGCAAAATGTCGTCGTACGTCTCCATCGTTCCCCCGTTCGTCGGCCTCCCCAATATGTGTGGTCCCGTCGTGGCGACGACACTGACACCTGACTGGATCAAGTGGGGAGCGACTCAGCCACTCCGTCTCAATACACTTATCCCACCGTGTCGTTTTGTGCCGTCCATGAGCACGGTCACGGTCACGCTACCGGATGGCTCCCCTCTCGAACTTGAGGTCGGGGCCACCGTCGAGGACGCCGCCTACGAGATCGGCCCGGGTCTCGGCTCGGACACGGTTGCCGGCGTCGTCGACGGTGAGCTCGTCGACAAACACACCCCGCTGCCCGACGATGCAGACCTCGAGATCGTCACAGACGGGGCCGACGAGTACGTCGACGTGCTTCGCCACTCGGCGGCACACGTCTTCGCACAGGCGCTCCAGCGACTGTACCCGGAGGCAGAGCTGACACTGGGACCGTGGACCGACGACGGCTTCTACTACGACGTGACCGGCGTCGACCTCGACGAGGACGACCTCGAAGACATCGAGGAAGAGGCCCACGAGATCATCGCTGAGGACCTCGACATCGAACGCGTCATGCTCGACCGCGAGGCGGCGCTCGATCGCTACGAGGACAACGAGTACAAGCAGGAGATCCTGGCGACGGAGGCGGCCGGCGAGGACCCCGTCTCGTTCTACGAACAGGGCGAGTTTTACGACCTCTGTCAGGGCCCCCACGTCGAGTCGACCGGCGAGATCGGCGGCTTCGCGCTGCTGGAGATGTCGGCCTCCTACTGGCGCGGCGAGGAAGACAACGACACCCTCACGCGGGTGTACGGCACCGCGTTCCCGACCGAGGAGGAGCTCGACGAGTACCTGGAGCGCCGCCAGAAGGCCAAGGAACGCGACCACCGCAAGATCGGCCAGGAGATGGACCTGTTCTCCATCGACGAGACGACGGGTCCGGGACTCCCGCTGTACGAACCCAACGGGAAGACGGTCCTCAACGAACTCTCCGAGTACGTCGCCGATCTGAACCGCGAGGCCGGCTACGACGAGGTCGAGACGCCCCACGTCTTCCGCACCGAGCTGTGGAAGAAGTCGGGCCACTACGACAACTACGTCGACGACATGTTCCTGCTGGACGTCAACGACGAGGAGTACGGCCTCAAGCCGATGAACTGTCCGGGCCACGCGACGATCTTCGACCAGAAGTCCTGGTCCTATCGCGACCTGCCGATCCGCTACTTCGAGGACGGCAAGGTCTACCGCAAGGAACAGCGCGGCGAGCTATCTGGGCTCTCGCGGACGTGGTCGTTCACGATCGACGACGGCCACCTGTTCGTCCGGCCCGACCAGATCGAGGCGGAGGTCCTGTCGATCATGGACATCATCCTCGACATCCTGGACACGTTCTCGCTCGACTACACCGTCCAGTTCGCCACCCGCCCCGAGAAGTCCACCGGAAGCGACGAGATCTGGGAGAAGGCAGAGTCCCAGCTCGAAGCGGTGTTAGAGCAAGAGGGCATCGACTACGTCGTCGAAGAGGGCGACGGCGCGTTCTACGGCCCGAAGATCGACTTCGCCTTCGAGGACGCGCTTGGTCGCCACTGGGACGGCCCGACCGTCCAGCTGGACTTCAACATGCCCGACCGGTTCGATCTGACCTACACGGGCGAGGACAACGAAGACCACCGCCCGGTGATGATCCACCGCGCGCTCTATGGCAGCTACGAGCGGTTCTTCATGGTGCTCATCGAGCACTACAACGGGAAGTTCCCGCCGTGGCTCGCGCCCGAGCAGGTCCGCATCCTCCCGGTCAGCGACGACAACATCGACTACTGCGAGGAGATCGCGGCGGAGCTCGACGACTTCCGCGTCGAGATCGAGGACCGCTCGTGGACGGTCGGCAAGAAGATCCAGGTCGCCCACGACGACAAGGTGCCCTACATGATGGTCATCGGCGACGACGAGGAGGCAGCCGGGACCATCTCCGTCCGGGACCGCAAGGAGCGCGAGGAGAAAGACCTCGAACTGGCCGACTTCGAGCAGCACCTCGAACGCGAGGTCGAGCAGAAGCGCACCGCCGTCACGTACCTCGTGTAGTCACGCGTCTTCGCTTTCGTCGCCCCCGGAGTGGACGGTGTCTCTGAGGACGAGCGGGCCGATCGACAGCGTCCGCTTCGCGACGGTGACGATCCGCAGGACGTAGGCCAGCAGGACGACGAACGGGACCAGCGCGACCGTCGTCGCCGCGCTGACCAGCCAGACGACGCTGTCGACGCCGAGGACGGATCCCTGCACGACGGCCGTCTGTCCGCCGTAGAGGATCATACCGGCCGAGACGATCAGCGCCGGGACGGCGGCGTACGCGATCGCCCGCGAGAGCTCGATCAGCTCCCACTGGAAGTACAGCGTCTTGATGTGCTCGCGGGCCGGCCCGAAGAGGGACAGCGTCTCGACGAGGTCGTCGAGCGTCTCGCCAGCGTCGTCGCCGGTCGCGTCGGCCGCCCTCAGCCGGCGTGCCTCGTAGATCTTGCTCGCGTAGTTGAAGTTCAGTGCGGCGAACACGACCTCGAAGGTACCGAACTGAGAGCCATCGAGGTCGTCCCCGACGGCGTCGGCGTCCGCGAGGAGGTCGTCGGCGAACGACCGCAGTTGCTCGTCGCCGCTTTCGTCGGCCGCCGTCTGTAGTGTCGCAGCCTGCCGACCGACCGCCGCGACGAGCGACCGGAGAAAGCTCGCCGGATCCGGGGGCGTCACGTCGCTGTCGACGACCGATTCGACCGACCGCCGGAACGACATGGCACCGTCCATCCGTTCCTGTTGGTCCCCCAGCGCCCCGAGTTCCTGTGACAGCACCAGCTGAGAGAGCGTCACGACGAGCGTGACGCCGGTGATGATCGCCGTCAACAGTCCCTGGAACAGCGTCTCGACGGGATCCGAGCTGCCCATGGCCGCCCGCAGGTCGGTCCCGACGACCTGACTCAGTCCCACGAGCGCGACGAAGACCGACAGGAGCGCGAGCGCCGCCACCACGCGCCGATCCGCGCCGAGCAGCAGCCAGAGTTTCCATCGGCTCTCTTCGGCGCGCTCTCGCATCGTCCCGGCACCGATGTCACTGTCGGCGGCTGGCATAGCTGCCCGTTCGAAGGCCACGTCCTTATAGAAACGATCGGGGCGACGGACGGCGTGGCTCCGGCCGGTGGCGCTCGGTAGTGAGTCCTACGACTGTTCGTCTTCTTTGAGGTCTTCGAGCTCGCTCTCGACTTCGCTGTCGGAGACTTCGGGCGTCTCCACGTCTCCCTCGCCGTTGCCGCCCGCCAGCTCGGCTTCGAGGTCGTCGGTCGTGACCTCGGCGTCTGCGCTCTCGTCGGTCGTCTCGTCGGCGTCGCCTTTCCCCATCTCGGCTTTCAGCGTGTCGAGCTCGGCGTCGACCTCGCCTTTCGACTGGATCTCTTCGAGTTCGCGGTCGAGCTGGTCCTTGTCGCTGAGCGCGTCCTCGAAGACCCCTTCGTCTTGCAGTTCGTCCATCGCCTGGGACCGGGCCTCCATCTTCTCGGTGCGTTCCTCCGCGCGCTCGATCGCACGGCCCACGTCTTTCATCTCGTCGCCGGCTCCCGTCATCGCCTCGTTGACTCGCTTGGAGGCCTCGGCGGCCTCGTAGCGTGCCTTCATCGTCTCTTTCTTGGTCTTGAACTGCTCGATGCGCTGCTGGAGCTGGTCTTTCTGTTCGACGAGCCCCTCCTGCTGGCTCTGGAGCTGCTGGATCTGGCTGTCGAGCTCCTCGATCTGGCTCATCTTCTGTTTTTTCTTTTCGAGGGCCTTCCGGGCCAGATCCTCGCGATCCTGCTCGATCGCTTGCCGGGCCTGCTCGTTGTGGTTCTCGACGTTCTCTTCGAGTCTGCGTTTCTGGATCTCCAGGCGCTTTTTCTGGGTCGTCAGGTCGGCGATCCCTTCCTTCACGTCCTGGAGTTCGTCCCGCAGTTGCTCGTAGGAGTAGTCGAGGGTCTCGCTCGGGTCCTCGGCGCTGTTGAGGACGGCGTTCAGCTTCGACCGAATGACGTACGATGCGCGCGAGAGGATTCCCATACCCCGTGTTCGGGGGGCGCGCCTTAAAATTCTTACATCCGTCTGCCCAGAGGGACAATGTGGAACGTATTCCGATTCCAGGTGGGCGTGACGTGCGGGCCGTCCTCGACGGCTCTGGTGCGGACCGCGCCGTCGTCGCGTGCCCGCCCCATCCCGAGATGGGCGGCTCTCGTAGCGACCGGCGCTTGCGGGCGGTCAGCGACGCGCTCGGGGATCGTGGCGTCGCCTGCCTCCGCTTCGACTACGGCCCGTGGGACGAGGGCCGCGGCGAGCGCCGTGACTGTCTCGCGGCGCTGGAGTGGGCCCGCGAGCGGTTCGACTCGGTCGCGCTCTTTGGCTACAGTTTCGGCGCTGGCGTCGCGTTGCTCGCGGCGGCCGAAGCCGACCCA
It encodes the following:
- a CDS encoding universal stress protein, whose product is METYDDILLPTDGSKGTEETVGHALTLARNHDATLHVLYVVDRRRFLAADKETQDDVIEALREQGEVAIDDVTVTAEDAGVTVETAMEEGIPHKTIQKYATNNDVDVVTMGTHGQTGRDRVATLGSVTERVLKGVDVPVLVVNIE
- a CDS encoding DUF5305 domain-containing protein, which gives rise to MGTGDSSASVLRVRHLIAQHLAIAVVVCLVLAGAGGFVAYAEYSAPDTTTEQRVTASWTTDSSFAHQATVERSTRAFEAGTVLRNRSAYLFRVTPTLTGEYRFRHEGAPGAATVATDVQLVKRSVGGTGDDRTEFWRVTDSLASAETTIAPGESARTSFRVNVSRQRNETRQIERELGGTPGRIELFVLVTTNVTTTVDGERLERSRTERLTIRPATATYAVTSNTTGARDEPISTETVSVPVEKNSARIYGGVAFAVLSLLAAAGLVVADRRDRLSVPPETVAAIRTERTRDRFDEWISVGRVPEPADDDRVVTVDSLTDLVDVAIDSDRRVIEDGDDGRFVVLVDRVRYCYEPRAPTAGSTESVSDGSNGATDSVGEDGPDPARDDDS
- the thrS gene encoding threonine--tRNA ligase, whose translation is MSTVTVTLPDGSPLELEVGATVEDAAYEIGPGLGSDTVAGVVDGELVDKHTPLPDDADLEIVTDGADEYVDVLRHSAAHVFAQALQRLYPEAELTLGPWTDDGFYYDVTGVDLDEDDLEDIEEEAHEIIAEDLDIERVMLDREAALDRYEDNEYKQEILATEAAGEDPVSFYEQGEFYDLCQGPHVESTGEIGGFALLEMSASYWRGEEDNDTLTRVYGTAFPTEEELDEYLERRQKAKERDHRKIGQEMDLFSIDETTGPGLPLYEPNGKTVLNELSEYVADLNREAGYDEVETPHVFRTELWKKSGHYDNYVDDMFLLDVNDEEYGLKPMNCPGHATIFDQKSWSYRDLPIRYFEDGKVYRKEQRGELSGLSRTWSFTIDDGHLFVRPDQIEAEVLSIMDIILDILDTFSLDYTVQFATRPEKSTGSDEIWEKAESQLEAVLEQEGIDYVVEEGDGAFYGPKIDFAFEDALGRHWDGPTVQLDFNMPDRFDLTYTGEDNEDHRPVMIHRALYGSYERFFMVLIEHYNGKFPPWLAPEQVRILPVSDDNIDYCEEIAAELDDFRVEIEDRSWTVGKKIQVAHDDKVPYMMVIGDDEEAAGTISVRDRKEREEKDLELADFEQHLEREVEQKRTAVTYLV
- a CDS encoding PspA/IM30 family protein translates to MGILSRASYVIRSKLNAVLNSAEDPSETLDYSYEQLRDELQDVKEGIADLTTQKKRLEIQKRRLEENVENHNEQARQAIEQDREDLARKALEKKKQKMSQIEELDSQIQQLQSQQEGLVEQKDQLQQRIEQFKTKKETMKARYEAAEASKRVNEAMTGAGDEMKDVGRAIERAEERTEKMEARSQAMDELQDEGVFEDALSDKDQLDRELEEIQSKGEVDAELDTLKAEMGKGDADETTDESADAEVTTDDLEAELAGGNGEGDVETPEVSDSEVESELEDLKEDEQS
- a CDS encoding alpha/beta hydrolase; amino-acid sequence: MERIPIPGGRDVRAVLDGSGADRAVVACPPHPEMGGSRSDRRLRAVSDALGDRGVACLRFDYGPWDEGRGERRDCLAALEWARERFDSVALFGYSFGAGVALLAAAEADPQPAAVSVLAPPARLDDGTETPPAVGDIDCPLQVCYGERDDTVDWRPVVAAARDRGATIESLPADHHFVGQGERVSVCITSFNEIHL
- a CDS encoding RICIN domain-containing protein encodes the protein MDRRTLTRRGALALMGSGGALLAGQTLGLAKSTANRQTSVDVVSDSDALLGIEGTSGCGGGLSLTNNGQNQFVVEIETDAIDVLHPRTERRRKRVQFPLPPGPDNTVDVEFAPDDGTADEVRISATGQGAEIDLTRRVTTLPLSKGSYQLSPMHSDRRYLGYDWWNDNRVEQLGFPTSWYFTPTGDGCAYTIEHYWRDGVITPENRDSSGSPLVLESPDGTDYQRWNVVPIPNAPDQYRIENEGSGYVIDIEGGETETGLAAIQWPWKGSNPSVKNQFWKIAQV